The Vescimonas coprocola genome includes a window with the following:
- the rplQ gene encoding 50S ribosomal protein L17, with amino-acid sequence MPGTRKLGKTTDQRMAMLRQQVTDFLDNGRMETTITRAKEIQPMAEKMITLGKKGDLAAYRQALSFITREDVAHKLFKEIAPEYAERNGGYTRIIRTGIRRGDAAETALIELVK; translated from the coding sequence ATGCCCGGAACTCGTAAGCTCGGTAAGACTACCGATCAGCGTATGGCGATGCTCCGTCAGCAGGTCACCGATTTCCTGGATAACGGTCGGATGGAGACCACCATCACCCGTGCCAAGGAGATCCAGCCCATGGCTGAGAAAATGATCACCTTGGGCAAGAAGGGTGATCTGGCAGCGTATCGTCAGGCTTTGAGCTTCATTACCAGAGAGGATGTTGCCCACAAGCTGTTCAAGGAGATCGCTCCTGAGTATGCTGAGCGCAACGGTGGCTATACCCGCATCATCCGCACCGGCATCCGCCGTGGCGATGCAGCGGAGACCGCTCTCATCGAACTGGTGAAGTAA
- a CDS encoding DNA-directed RNA polymerase subunit alpha, with product MIEIEKPQIECVETPGDASYGKYVIEPLERGYGTTLGNALRRILLSSLPGTAATSIKIAGVQHEFSTIPGVKEDVTEIVLNVKNLLTKLHCEGTKTVFIEAAGPCEVTAGDIKPDGEVEVLNPELHIATLDVGATLSMEITLSHGRGYVSADRNKALRAGVIGVIPIDSIYTPVYKVNYTVENTRVGNLSDFDKLTLEVWTDSTITARDAVSLGAKILCDHFALFTDLSDTMGDKSTVVEKAPDDKDKMLEMTIEELDLSVRSFNCLKRANINTVEDLISKTEDEMMKVRNLGRKSLEEVINKLAMMGLSLADEENN from the coding sequence ATGATCGAAATTGAGAAGCCCCAGATCGAGTGTGTTGAAACGCCCGGCGATGCTTCCTATGGAAAATATGTGATCGAACCCCTGGAGCGTGGCTATGGAACGACTCTGGGCAATGCGCTGCGGCGCATCCTGCTCTCCTCCCTGCCTGGCACGGCGGCGACCAGCATCAAGATCGCCGGTGTGCAGCATGAGTTTTCCACCATTCCCGGTGTGAAAGAGGACGTGACGGAGATCGTTCTGAACGTCAAGAACCTGCTGACCAAGCTGCATTGCGAGGGCACCAAGACCGTCTTTATCGAGGCGGCTGGCCCCTGCGAGGTGACGGCCGGCGACATCAAGCCCGATGGCGAGGTGGAGGTGCTGAATCCGGAGCTGCACATTGCAACGCTGGATGTGGGCGCCACCCTGAGCATGGAGATCACCCTGAGCCACGGCCGTGGCTACGTCTCCGCTGACCGCAACAAGGCTCTGCGGGCTGGCGTGATCGGTGTGATCCCCATCGACTCCATCTACACCCCCGTGTACAAGGTCAACTACACGGTGGAGAACACCCGTGTCGGCAACCTCAGCGACTTCGACAAGCTGACGCTGGAGGTCTGGACGGATTCCACTATCACCGCCCGTGATGCCGTGTCTCTGGGCGCCAAGATCCTCTGCGATCACTTCGCACTGTTCACCGACCTGTCCGACACCATGGGCGATAAGTCCACGGTGGTGGAGAAGGCTCCGGACGATAAGGACAAGATGCTGGAGATGACCATTGAGGAGCTGGATTTGTCCGTCCGCAGCTTTAACTGCCTGAAGCGTGCCAACATCAACACCGTGGAGGATCTGATCTCCAAGACGGAGGACGAGATGATGAAGGTGCGTAATCTGGGACGCAAGTCGCTGGAGGAAGTCATCAACAAGCTGGCCATGATGGGTCTGTCCCTGGCCGACGAAGAGAACAACTAA
- the rpsD gene encoding 30S ribosomal protein S4, with product MAKNMQPIAKRCKALGISPTVMGYSKKETKRNPGGQMRKKKSEYAIQLNEKQKVKFVYGILEKQFHMYYEKASRMPGKTGENLLTLVERRLDNVVYRLGFATTRREARQLVSHAHFTVNGQKVNIPSYLVRVGDVIEVKESSRSSAAFKRLTAEDAPLVTVPTWLERDKNALKGTVSRMPAREDIDMPIEEHLIVELYSK from the coding sequence ATGGCTAAGAATATGCAGCCTATCGCTAAGCGCTGCAAGGCGCTGGGCATTTCTCCTACCGTCATGGGTTACTCCAAGAAGGAGACCAAGCGCAACCCCGGCGGCCAGATGAGAAAGAAGAAGAGCGAGTACGCCATCCAGCTCAACGAGAAGCAGAAGGTCAAGTTCGTCTACGGTATTCTGGAGAAGCAGTTCCATATGTACTATGAGAAGGCTTCCCGTATGCCCGGCAAGACCGGCGAGAACCTGCTGACCCTGGTGGAGCGCCGTCTGGACAATGTGGTGTATCGTCTGGGCTTCGCCACGACCCGCCGTGAGGCCCGTCAGCTGGTGAGCCACGCTCACTTCACCGTAAACGGTCAGAAGGTGAACATCCCCTCCTACCTGGTGCGTGTGGGCGATGTCATTGAGGTCAAGGAGAGCAGCCGCTCTTCCGCCGCCTTCAAGCGCCTGACCGCCGAGGATGCCCCGCTGGTGACCGTTCCCACTTGGCTGGAGCGTGACAAGAACGCCCTGAAGGGTACCGTGTCTCGTATGCCCGCCCGTGAGGACATTGATATGCCCATCGAGGAGCATCTCATCGTCGAGCTGTACTCCAAGTAA
- the rpsK gene encoding 30S ribosomal protein S11, whose protein sequence is MANAKTGKKVIRRRREKKNVEKGQVHIRSSFNNTMVTVTDAQGNALSWASSGGLGFRGSKKSTPFAAQSAAETAAKAAMEHGLKTVEVFVKGPGQGREAAIRALQAVGLEVTMIKDVTPIPHNGCRPPKRRRV, encoded by the coding sequence ATGGCTAACGCTAAGACCGGTAAGAAGGTTATTCGCCGCCGTCGTGAAAAGAAGAACGTCGAGAAGGGCCAGGTCCATATCCGCTCTTCCTTCAACAACACCATGGTCACCGTCACCGACGCACAGGGCAACGCTCTGTCCTGGGCCTCCTCCGGTGGTCTGGGCTTCCGTGGCAGCAAGAAGTCTACCCCCTTCGCTGCCCAGAGTGCCGCTGAGACGGCTGCCAAGGCCGCTATGGAGCATGGCCTGAAGACCGTGGAGGTCTTTGTCAAGGGCCCCGGCCAGGGCCGTGAGGCTGCCATCCGTGCGCTGCAGGCCGTGGGCCTGGAGGTGACGATGATCAAGGACGTCACCCCCATCCCCCACAACGGATGCCGCCCCCCCAAGCGTCGTCGTGTGTAA
- the rpsM gene encoding 30S ribosomal protein S13: MARIAGIDLPKDKRIEIGLTYIYGIGRKSAQDILAQTGINPDTRVKDLTEAEEAKLREAIDQSYTVEGDLRRQVALDIKRLTEIGCYRGTRHRRGLPVRGQRSKTNARTRKGPKKTIANKKK, translated from the coding sequence ATGGCACGTATTGCCGGTATTGACCTGCCCAAGGATAAGCGAATCGAGATCGGTTTGACCTATATCTATGGTATTGGCAGAAAGAGCGCTCAGGACATCCTGGCGCAGACAGGCATCAACCCCGACACCCGGGTGAAGGATCTGACCGAGGCCGAGGAAGCCAAGCTTCGTGAGGCCATTGACCAGAGCTATACCGTGGAAGGCGACCTGCGCCGTCAGGTGGCTCTGGACATCAAGCGTCTGACGGAGATCGGCTGCTACCGTGGTACCCGTCATCGCCGTGGGCTGCCCGTTCGTGGTCAGCGCAGCAAGACCAACGCCCGCACCCGCAAGGGTCCCAAGAAGACCATTGCCAACAAGAAGAAGTAA
- the rpmJ gene encoding 50S ribosomal protein L36 — translation MKVRPSVKPMCEKCKIIRRKGRVMVICENPKHKQRQG, via the coding sequence ATGAAAGTAAGACCGTCCGTGAAGCCCATGTGCGAGAAGTGCAAGATCATTCGCAGAAAGGGCCGTGTAATGGTGATCTGCGAAAATCCGAAGCATAAGCAGAGACAGGGCTAA
- the infA gene encoding translation initiation factor IF-1 — protein sequence MAKSDMIEVEGVVVESLPNTTFQVDIGNGHTILAHISGKLRMNFIRILPGDKVTVEMSPYDLTRGRITWRSK from the coding sequence TTGGCAAAATCCGATATGATCGAAGTGGAGGGTGTGGTAGTCGAATCACTGCCTAACACCACATTCCAGGTAGACATTGGAAATGGACACACGATTTTGGCGCATATTTCCGGAAAGCTCAGAATGAATTTCATCAGGATTCTGCCCGGCGACAAGGTGACAGTGGAAATGTCACCCTACGACCTGACCCGTGGCCGGATTACCTGGCGTAGTAAGTAG
- a CDS encoding KOW domain-containing RNA-binding protein: MDIAISNIVRSTAGRDKGDLFFVLATEGDFLLLADGKRRRVEDPKRKRRKHTELYGESHSPVAEKIRSGEKITNSELRKALAAFSGGNQDQEG, translated from the coding sequence ATGGACATTGCCATATCCAACATCGTAAGATCCACGGCCGGCAGAGACAAGGGAGATCTCTTCTTCGTGCTTGCGACGGAGGGAGACTTCCTCCTGCTGGCTGACGGAAAACGGCGCCGGGTGGAGGACCCCAAGCGAAAGCGACGGAAGCATACGGAGCTTTACGGGGAGAGCCACAGCCCGGTGGCCGAGAAGATCAGAAGCGGCGAAAAAATCACCAATAGTGAGCTTCGTAAAGCCTTAGCCGCATTCAGCGGCGGTAATCAAGACCAGGAGGGATAA
- the map gene encoding type I methionyl aminopeptidase gives MITLKSAHEIELMRRAGKITAAARALAREMVKPGVTTHQIDKAVFDFIRSHGATPSFLHYNGYPASVCVSVNDEIIHGIPGPRVLQEGDVVSVDVGAYIGGVHGDCAGTYPCGKVSDEDMDLIRVTQESFFQGLKYAREGYRLSDISAAVQQYAESHGYSIVREYVGHGIGHHMHEPPEVPNFGKPGHGPRLLRGMTIAVEPMVNAGSAAIRQMPDGWTVKTADGKKAAHYENTILITAGDPELLTDASESLV, from the coding sequence ATGATCACTCTGAAATCCGCACACGAGATCGAACTGATGCGCCGGGCGGGAAAAATTACCGCGGCTGCCCGTGCTCTGGCACGGGAAATGGTAAAACCCGGCGTAACAACCCACCAAATCGATAAGGCAGTGTTTGACTTTATCCGCTCCCATGGAGCGACCCCCTCGTTCCTGCACTACAATGGCTATCCCGCCAGCGTATGCGTCTCCGTCAACGACGAGATCATCCACGGCATTCCCGGTCCACGGGTATTGCAGGAGGGCGATGTCGTCAGCGTGGACGTGGGCGCCTACATCGGCGGCGTCCATGGCGACTGCGCCGGCACTTACCCCTGCGGGAAGGTGTCCGACGAGGACATGGACCTGATCCGTGTGACACAGGAGAGCTTCTTCCAGGGGCTGAAATACGCCAGGGAGGGCTATCGCCTGTCCGACATCTCTGCCGCTGTGCAGCAGTATGCCGAGTCGCATGGCTATTCCATCGTGCGGGAGTATGTGGGTCACGGCATCGGTCACCATATGCACGAGCCGCCGGAGGTACCCAACTTTGGCAAGCCCGGACATGGCCCCCGCCTGCTGCGGGGCATGACCATCGCCGTGGAGCCTATGGTCAACGCAGGCTCCGCAGCCATCCGGCAGATGCCGGACGGCTGGACGGTAAAAACTGCGGACGGCAAGAAGGCGGCCCACTACGAGAATACCATCCTGATCACCGCCGGCGACCCGGAGCTTCTGACGGACGCCAGCGAGTCTCTGGTATAA
- a CDS encoding adenylate kinase, translating into MKLILLGAPGAGKGTQAEILKKKLEIPTISTGNILRAAVKNGTPTGLKAKEYMDAGKLVPDEVIIGIINDRLQEPDCANGYILDGVPRTIAQAEAMEQAGISFDAVVAIEIPDEKIVARMGGRRVCEHCGASYHIVNIPPKTEGVCDVCGGKLVQRKDDDPETVRDRLEVYHRETEPLKGFYEARGILKTVEDQSTVDGTTQAILRALGVDA; encoded by the coding sequence ATGAAACTGATCCTTTTGGGCGCTCCGGGTGCCGGTAAGGGTACTCAGGCAGAGATTCTGAAGAAGAAGCTGGAGATCCCCACGATCTCCACAGGCAACATTCTGCGTGCCGCCGTGAAAAACGGCACGCCCACAGGTTTGAAGGCCAAGGAGTATATGGACGCAGGCAAGCTGGTGCCGGATGAGGTCATCATCGGCATCATCAACGACCGCCTGCAGGAGCCCGACTGCGCCAACGGCTACATTCTGGACGGGGTGCCCCGCACCATCGCCCAGGCGGAGGCCATGGAGCAGGCCGGTATCAGCTTCGATGCAGTGGTGGCCATCGAGATCCCTGACGAGAAGATCGTTGCTCGGATGGGCGGCCGGCGTGTGTGCGAGCACTGCGGCGCCAGCTACCACATCGTGAACATCCCCCCGAAAACGGAGGGCGTGTGCGATGTGTGCGGCGGCAAGCTCGTGCAGCGCAAGGATGATGACCCCGAGACGGTCCGTGACCGGCTGGAGGTTTATCATAGAGAGACAGAACCTCTGAAGGGCTTTTACGAGGCCCGTGGGATTCTGAAAACTGTGGAGGACCAGTCCACTGTGGACGGGACCACGCAGGCGATCCTGCGTGCGCTGGGAGTTGACGCATGA
- the secY gene encoding preprotein translocase subunit SecY: protein MIQTIKKAWGIPELRKKIIFTALILLIFRIGNAIPVPYVNTDLLSSYLEGMSTTVLGLYNVMSGGAFAQATVFALGVQPYINSSIIIQLLTIAIPALERLARDGGEEGKKKIQSITRYATVAIAILQGWGYYMLMKNYGILTEKSFWVALVIIASFIAGSSFVMWMGEQITEFGIGNGISIILFAGILSRVPSMVSSMISGLRAGTLAWWAAVLVVLGILALIVLITWVNGAERRIPVQYAKRQVGRKMYGGQASTLPMKVNMSGVLPIIFAQSIAMIPSTIAAFCKQPAEGTFWYGFLNAIDTKSVLYMIFYFLMIIAFSYFYATIQFNPVEISNNLKKNGGFIPGFRPGKPTTDFIKKVLNKVTLFGAIYLGVVAILPLLIGKIVGNSSLSIGGTSVIIVVGVALETVQALESQMLMRQYKGFLE, encoded by the coding sequence GTGATTCAGACGATCAAAAAGGCGTGGGGTATTCCTGAGCTTCGCAAAAAGATCATTTTCACCGCACTGATCCTGCTGATCTTCCGCATCGGCAATGCCATCCCCGTTCCCTATGTGAACACGGATCTGCTGAGCAGCTATCTGGAGGGCATGAGCACCACCGTTCTGGGCCTGTACAATGTCATGTCCGGCGGCGCCTTCGCTCAGGCCACCGTCTTTGCACTGGGCGTGCAGCCCTACATCAACAGCTCCATCATCATCCAGCTGCTGACCATCGCCATTCCCGCTCTGGAGCGGCTGGCTCGTGACGGCGGCGAGGAGGGCAAGAAGAAGATCCAGTCCATCACCCGTTACGCTACGGTGGCCATCGCCATCCTGCAGGGCTGGGGCTACTATATGCTGATGAAGAACTACGGCATCCTGACCGAGAAATCCTTCTGGGTGGCTCTGGTCATTATCGCCTCCTTCATCGCCGGTTCTTCCTTCGTCATGTGGATGGGCGAGCAGATCACAGAGTTCGGTATCGGCAACGGTATCTCCATCATCCTGTTTGCCGGCATCCTGTCCCGTGTCCCCAGCATGGTCTCCTCCATGATCAGCGGACTGCGGGCCGGTACGCTGGCCTGGTGGGCAGCGGTGCTGGTGGTGCTGGGCATCCTGGCTCTGATCGTCCTGATCACTTGGGTCAACGGCGCTGAGCGCCGTATCCCGGTGCAGTATGCCAAACGTCAGGTGGGCCGCAAGATGTACGGCGGTCAGGCATCCACCCTCCCCATGAAGGTGAATATGTCCGGCGTTCTGCCCATCATCTTCGCTCAGTCCATCGCCATGATCCCCTCTACCATCGCCGCTTTCTGCAAGCAGCCGGCGGAGGGTACCTTCTGGTATGGCTTCCTGAACGCTATTGACACCAAGTCCGTGCTGTACATGATCTTCTACTTCCTGATGATCATTGCTTTCAGCTATTTCTATGCCACCATTCAGTTCAACCCCGTGGAGATCTCCAACAACCTGAAGAAGAATGGCGGCTTCATTCCCGGCTTCCGTCCCGGCAAGCCGACCACCGACTTCATTAAGAAGGTCCTGAACAAGGTCACCCTGTTCGGCGCTATCTATCTGGGCGTCGTGGCGATCCTGCCCCTGCTGATCGGCAAGATCGTGGGGAACTCCTCCCTGTCCATCGGCGGTACGTCCGTCATCATCGTGGTGGGCGTTGCGCTGGAGACCGTACAGGCGCTGGAGTCCCAGATGCTGATGCGTCAGTATAAGGGCTTCCTGGAATAA
- the rplO gene encoding 50S ribosomal protein L15: MKLNELSPAAGSTKEAYRKGRGSGSGNGKTAGRGHKGQKARSGGGTRIGFEGGQMPLARRIPKRGFNNIFAKPLEIINLTSLDKFEDGDIVTAEALLAKGILSKCEYGYKVLGNGKVTKKVTVQAAAFSQAAKEAIEAAGGKAEVI; the protein is encoded by the coding sequence ATGAAACTGAATGAACTGTCTCCCGCAGCCGGCTCCACCAAGGAAGCTTACCGCAAGGGTCGGGGCAGCGGCTCCGGCAACGGCAAGACTGCCGGCCGTGGTCACAAGGGCCAGAAGGCCCGCTCCGGCGGCGGCACCCGCATTGGCTTTGAGGGCGGCCAGATGCCTCTGGCCCGCCGCATCCCCAAGCGTGGCTTCAACAACATTTTTGCAAAGCCCCTGGAAATCATCAACCTGACCAGCCTCGACAAGTTCGAGGATGGCGATATCGTCACCGCAGAGGCCCTGCTTGCCAAGGGAATTTTGAGCAAGTGTGAATACGGCTACAAGGTTCTGGGTAACGGCAAAGTTACCAAGAAGGTGACCGTACAGGCCGCTGCTTTCTCTCAGGCTGCTAAGGAAGCGATCGAAGCAGCCGGAGGAAAGGCAGAGGTGATCTAA
- the rpmD gene encoding 50S ribosomal protein L30 — translation MANLNIKLVKSLNGRLEKHIATANSMGLRKIGDTTVQPDNAQTKGKIAKIGYLLQVTEVE, via the coding sequence ATGGCTAATCTGAACATCAAGCTCGTCAAGAGCCTTAACGGCAGACTGGAAAAGCACATTGCCACTGCCAACTCCATGGGCCTGCGGAAGATCGGTGACACCACCGTTCAGCCCGACAACGCCCAGACCAAGGGCAAGATCGCCAAGATCGGCTATCTGCTGCAGGTCACCGAAGTAGAATAA
- the rpsE gene encoding 30S ribosomal protein S5 has product MARFEREPSEYIEKVVATNRVSKTVKGGRVMKFSALMVVGDGKGKVGFGLGKAAEVPEAIRKGIEDAKKNMITVSLSGSTIPREIIGEAGAGRVLMKPAAPGTGVIAGGPVRIIMEAAGIKDIRTKCLRSNTAVNVVAATFEGLKALRTPEEVARTRGKSVDEIVG; this is encoded by the coding sequence ATGGCAAGATTTGAAAGAGAACCCAGCGAGTATATCGAAAAAGTAGTTGCTACCAACCGTGTATCCAAGACGGTCAAGGGCGGTCGTGTCATGAAGTTCTCCGCTCTGATGGTGGTGGGCGACGGCAAGGGCAAGGTCGGTTTCGGCCTTGGTAAGGCCGCCGAGGTCCCTGAGGCCATCCGCAAGGGCATCGAGGATGCCAAGAAGAACATGATCACCGTGTCCCTGTCCGGCAGCACCATCCCCCGCGAGATCATCGGTGAGGCCGGTGCAGGCCGTGTGCTGATGAAGCCCGCTGCCCCCGGTACCGGCGTGATCGCCGGCGGCCCCGTGCGTATCATCATGGAAGCTGCCGGTATCAAGGATATCCGTACGAAGTGCCTGCGCTCCAATACCGCAGTCAATGTGGTAGCCGCCACCTTTGAGGGCCTGAAGGCTCTGCGTACCCCGGAAGAGGTCGCCCGCACCCGTGGCAAGAGCGTGGACGAGATCGTGGGCTAA
- the rplR gene encoding 50S ribosomal protein L18 codes for MIKRPNTNAQRLKRHKRVRAKVFGTTERPRLNVFRSEKNIYAQVIDDVAGNTLVSASSLDKEIEGNGGNKTAARAVGKLVAERCKAKGIDTVVFDRGGYLYHGRVAELAEGAREGGLEF; via the coding sequence ATGATTAAAAGACCCAATACCAACGCTCAGCGTCTGAAGCGTCATAAGAGAGTCCGTGCCAAGGTGTTCGGCACTACCGAGCGTCCCCGTCTGAACGTGTTCCGCAGCGAGAAGAACATCTACGCTCAGGTCATCGACGACGTGGCCGGCAACACCCTAGTCTCCGCCTCCTCCCTGGATAAGGAGATCGAGGGCAACGGCGGCAACAAGACCGCCGCCCGTGCCGTGGGCAAGCTGGTGGCCGAGCGCTGCAAGGCCAAGGGCATCGACACCGTCGTGTTCGACCGTGGCGGTTACCTGTATCACGGCCGTGTGGCCGAGCTGGCCGAAGGCGCCCGTGAGGGCGGCCTGGAATTCTAA
- the rplF gene encoding 50S ribosomal protein L6: protein MSRIGRMPITVPAGVEVTIAENNVVTVKGPKGTLTQALRPEMILEQEGNVIHVKRPSDDKLHCALHGMTRALLHNMVVGVSEGFKKELEVNGIGYRAAKEGKNLVMNLGYSHQVIVPEIDGITIDVPAQNKIVISGPDKQKVGQFAAEVREKRPPEPYKGKGIKYVDEVIRRKVGKTGAKK, encoded by the coding sequence ATGTCGAGAATTGGCAGAATGCCCATTACCGTCCCCGCTGGTGTGGAAGTCACCATTGCGGAGAACAACGTTGTCACCGTCAAGGGCCCCAAGGGTACTCTGACGCAGGCTCTGCGTCCGGAGATGATCCTGGAGCAGGAGGGCAACGTCATCCATGTCAAGCGCCCCTCCGACGACAAGCTGCACTGCGCTCTGCACGGCATGACCCGTGCGCTGCTGCACAACATGGTCGTCGGCGTCAGCGAAGGCTTCAAGAAGGAGTTGGAGGTCAACGGTATCGGTTACCGTGCCGCCAAGGAGGGCAAGAACCTGGTCATGAACCTGGGCTACTCTCATCAGGTCATCGTTCCTGAGATCGACGGCATCACCATTGATGTCCCCGCTCAGAACAAGATCGTCATCTCCGGTCCCGATAAGCAGAAGGTGGGCCAGTTTGCGGCGGAAGTCCGTGAAAAGCGTCCTCCCGAGCCTTATAAGGGCAAGGGCATCAAGTATGTCGATGAAGTCATCCGCCGCAAGGTCGGTAAGACCGGCGCCAAGAAGTAA
- the rpsH gene encoding 30S ribosomal protein S8, producing the protein MHITDPVADMLTRIRNANNAKHETVDVPASNMKKSIAQILLDEGYIKAYQVVDDGTQGTIHITLKYNAGKEKVISGLRRVSKPGLRVYVGADELPRVLRGLGIAIVSTSKGVMTDKAARAAHVGGEVLAFVW; encoded by the coding sequence ATGCACATCACTGATCCTGTTGCCGATATGCTGACCCGTATCCGCAACGCCAACAATGCCAAGCATGAGACCGTTGACGTCCCTGCCTCCAACATGAAGAAGAGCATCGCTCAGATCCTGCTGGATGAGGGCTACATCAAGGCCTATCAGGTCGTGGACGACGGTACCCAGGGGACCATTCACATCACCCTGAAGTACAACGCCGGCAAGGAGAAGGTCATCTCCGGTCTGCGCCGTGTGTCCAAGCCCGGTCTGCGTGTGTACGTGGGTGCCGATGAGCTGCCCCGTGTGCTGCGTGGTCTTGGTATTGCGATCGTATCCACCTCTAAGGGCGTCATGACCGACAAGGCTGCTCGTGCAGCACACGTCGGCGGTGAAGTCCTTGCGTTTGTTTGGTAA
- a CDS encoding type Z 30S ribosomal protein S14, with the protein MAKKSMILKQQAPAKFSTRKYNRCKLCGRPHAYLRDYGVCRICFRTLAYKGEIPGVRKASW; encoded by the coding sequence ATGGCAAAGAAGTCTATGATCCTGAAGCAGCAGGCTCCCGCTAAGTTCTCCACCCGTAAGTACAACCGCTGCAAGCTGTGCGGCCGCCCTCACGCCTATCTGCGTGACTACGGCGTTTGCCGTATCTGCTTCCGCACGCTGGCTTATAAGGGCGAGATCCCCGGTGTCCGCAAGGCTTCCTGGTAA
- the rplE gene encoding 50S ribosomal protein L5, which yields MARLKVKYTEEVAPALFKKFGYKSTMQIPKIEKIVVNVGCGEARENPKVLDAVVKDLSAITGQKAIITIAKKSVANFKLREGMPVGAKVTLRGDKMWEFLDRLFNVALPRVRDFRGISANAFDGRGNYALGVKEQLIFPEIEYDKIDKIRGMDIVICTTAQTDEEARELLTLVGAPFER from the coding sequence ATGGCACGTCTGAAAGTCAAGTATACTGAAGAAGTGGCTCCCGCTCTCTTCAAGAAGTTCGGTTACAAGAGCACCATGCAGATCCCCAAGATCGAGAAGATCGTTGTCAATGTGGGCTGCGGCGAGGCTCGTGAGAACCCCAAGGTCCTGGACGCCGTGGTGAAGGATCTGTCCGCCATCACCGGCCAGAAGGCCATCATCACCATCGCCAAGAAGTCCGTTGCAAACTTCAAGCTGCGTGAGGGTATGCCCGTGGGCGCCAAGGTCACGCTGCGCGGCGACAAGATGTGGGAGTTCCTGGATCGTCTGTTCAACGTGGCTCTGCCCCGTGTGCGTGACTTCCGTGGTATCAGCGCCAACGCCTTCGACGGCCGTGGCAACTATGCCCTGGGCGTCAAGGAGCAGCTGATCTTCCCTGAGATCGAGTACGATAAGATCGACAAGATCCGTGGTATGGACATCGTCATCTGCACCACCGCTCAGACCGATGAAGAAGCCCGTGAGCTGCTGACCCTGGTCGGCGCTCCCTTTGAACGCTGA
- the rplX gene encoding 50S ribosomal protein L24, with protein MNSLKIKKNDTVVVLSGKDKGKQGKVLGTIPSEAKVVVEGINKVTCHIKPRKQGEEGGITQREAAIYASKVQVVCPKCGKGTRVAYVIKDGKKARTCKKCGAEL; from the coding sequence ATGAATAGTCTGAAAATCAAGAAGAACGACACCGTCGTTGTTCTGTCCGGCAAGGACAAGGGCAAGCAGGGTAAGGTGCTGGGCACCATCCCCAGCGAAGCCAAGGTCGTGGTGGAGGGCATCAACAAGGTCACCTGCCACATCAAGCCCCGCAAGCAGGGCGAGGAGGGCGGCATCACCCAGCGTGAGGCTGCTATCTACGCCAGCAAGGTGCAGGTCGTTTGCCCCAAGTGCGGCAAGGGCACCCGTGTGGCTTACGTCATCAAGGACGGCAAGAAGGCCCGCACCTGCAAGAAGTGCGGCGCTGAGCTGTGA
- the rplN gene encoding 50S ribosomal protein L14, protein MIQQESYLKVADNTGAKEIKCIRVLGGSKRKYGNIGDVIVASVRKSAPGGQVKKGEVVKAVIVRSAKGVRRADGTYVRFDDNAAVLIKDDKNPRGTRIFGPVARELRDKDYMKILSLAPEVI, encoded by the coding sequence ATGATTCAGCAAGAGTCCTATCTGAAGGTTGCCGATAATACCGGCGCCAAGGAGATCAAGTGCATTCGCGTCCTGGGCGGCTCCAAGCGCAAGTACGGCAACATCGGTGATGTGATCGTTGCCTCTGTGCGTAAGTCTGCTCCCGGCGGTCAGGTGAAGAAGGGCGAGGTGGTCAAGGCCGTTATCGTCCGCAGCGCCAAGGGCGTCCGTCGTGCCGACGGCACCTATGTCCGCTTTGACGACAATGCCGCCGTCCTCATCAAGGACGACAAAAACCCCAGAGGTACCCGTATCTTTGGGCCCGTTGCTCGTGAGCTGCGTGACAAGGATTACATGAAGATCCTGTCCCTCGCTCCCGAAGTTATTTGA